The following nucleotide sequence is from Solidesulfovibrio carbinolicus.
CCGCCCGACTTTACGCCGTACAACTACAAAATCGTGCGGTTTAGCGAACACAAGATCGACGGCAAGATCAAATGGCTGTTTTTCCCGGACCAGTGCCGCCATTGCCTGGTCCCGCCCTGCAAGGACGCCGCCGACGCCTACGTGCCCGGGGCCGTTGTCCAGGACGAGGCCACCGGCGCCGTGCTCTACACCGACAAGACCAAGCAGCTCACCATCGACCAGGCCCGGGAAGTGCGCGACGTGTGCCCCTACGCCATCCCCGTGCGCAACGAAGCCACCGGGATGCTCAGCAAGTGCGACTGGTGCATCGACCGCCAGCGCGCCGGCATGAAGCCCGCCTGCGTCAAGACCTGCTGCACCGGCTCCATGAACATCGGCGAGCGGGCCGACATGCTGGTCCTGGCCCGCCAGACCCTGGAAAAAGTGAAAAAGACCCACCCCGAGGCGACCCTTCTCGATGAAGACTACCTCGCGGTGATTTACCTCATTACCGAACCGCGCAAGCTGTACCACGAATTCGCCGAGCGCCGGGAGCAGATGCATCCCATGATCAGGCAAGCCTTCCTGGCCATGCTGGCCCGCCCCGCGTCGCGCCTTCGCGGATAACGCCGCCGTTCGTGTTCCCGCGGACCGGCCCGTCCGCCATCTGCCAGTGGCGTCCGGGCCGGTCCGTCTTTTCAGGCCAAAGGCTTTCGCCTATCCTGAAGAACTTTTCACTTTCTCCCCGAGGTTGCCTCCATGCGCATGCGCATTCCCCACGCTCCCCAGCCTGATCTGCCCGACATGCCGCCGCCGGACGCGTCCCAGGCCCTGGCCCAACCGTTCGTCGCCCTGGCCGCAGCGCGCCGCGACATCGCCGCCGGCCTGCCCCAGGGGCTTTTTGCCGTCGCTTATGACCCGGACCGCTTCGCCGCCGGCGAAACGCTTTTGGCCGACGTCGAGCCGGCCGTGCTCGTGCCGGGTTTCCTGGCCGCCGCCGAGAAGCTGCTGCCGGCCATGACCGGCATTTTCCCGGCC
It contains:
- a CDS encoding 4Fe-4S dicluster domain-containing protein codes for the protein MPKAFFIDTSRCTACRGCQVACKEWHQHQAVPTLQRGTHQNPPDFTPYNYKIVRFSEHKIDGKIKWLFFPDQCRHCLVPPCKDAADAYVPGAVVQDEATGAVLYTDKTKQLTIDQAREVRDVCPYAIPVRNEATGMLSKCDWCIDRQRAGMKPACVKTCCTGSMNIGERADMLVLARQTLEKVKKTHPEATLLDEDYLAVIYLITEPRKLYHEFAERREQMHPMIRQAFLAMLARPASRLRG